Proteins encoded by one window of Massilia sp. NR 4-1:
- a CDS encoding homoserine O-acetyltransferase, with the protein MHFDAPLQLQSGASLRDYMLMYETYGTLNADKSNAVLVCHALNASHHVAGVYADNPKNVGWWDNMIGPGKPLDTNKFFVIGVNNLGSCFGSTGPMHTNPATGKPYGASFPVVTVEDWVAAQARLADELGITRFAAVMGGSLGGMQALAWSIMYPERLRHCMVIASTPKLSAQNIAFNDVARQAILSDPDYRGGDFYEHGVVPKNGLKVARMVGHITYLSDDDMAEKFGRKLRDIAESSDYKFGFGIDFEIESYLRYQGDKFSEYFDANTYLLITKALDYFDPARAHGGDLAKTLAATKAKFFLASFTTDWRFSPERSREIVQALLSNRREVTYAEIDAPHGHDAFLLEDPRYMNMVRAYYEQVWKELQA; encoded by the coding sequence ATGCATTTTGACGCGCCGCTCCAGCTGCAAAGCGGAGCCTCGCTGCGCGACTATATGCTCATGTATGAAACCTACGGCACCCTGAATGCCGACAAGTCGAACGCGGTGCTGGTCTGCCACGCACTGAACGCCTCCCACCACGTGGCCGGCGTGTATGCCGACAATCCCAAGAACGTGGGCTGGTGGGACAATATGATCGGTCCCGGCAAGCCGCTCGACACCAATAAATTCTTCGTCATCGGCGTCAACAACCTGGGCTCCTGCTTCGGCTCGACCGGGCCGATGCACACCAATCCCGCCACCGGCAAGCCGTATGGCGCATCCTTCCCCGTGGTCACGGTGGAAGACTGGGTGGCGGCCCAGGCGCGCCTGGCCGATGAACTGGGCATCACCCGGTTCGCCGCCGTCATGGGCGGCTCGCTGGGCGGCATGCAGGCGCTGGCCTGGAGCATCATGTATCCCGAGCGCCTGCGCCACTGCATGGTGATCGCCTCCACGCCCAAGCTGTCGGCGCAGAATATCGCCTTCAACGACGTGGCGCGCCAGGCCATCCTGAGCGACCCCGATTACCGCGGCGGCGATTTCTACGAACACGGCGTGGTGCCGAAAAACGGCCTGAAAGTGGCGCGCATGGTCGGCCACATCACCTATCTGTCGGACGACGACATGGCCGAGAAGTTCGGCCGCAAGCTGCGCGATATCGCCGAAAGCAGCGACTATAAATTCGGCTTCGGCATCGATTTCGAGATCGAATCCTATCTGCGCTACCAGGGCGACAAGTTCTCCGAATACTTCGACGCCAACACCTATCTGCTGATCACCAAGGCGCTCGACTATTTCGACCCGGCGCGCGCCCATGGCGGCGACCTGGCGAAAACCCTGGCCGCGACCAAGGCCAAGTTCTTCCTGGCTTCCTTCACCACCGACTGGCGCTTTTCCCCGGAGCGCAGCCGCGAGATCGTGCAGGCCCTGTTGTCGAACCGGCGCGAAGTCACGTACGCCGAAATCGACGCGCCGCACGGCCACGACGCCTTCCTGCTGGAAGACCCCCGTTATATGAATATGGTGCGCGCCTACTACGAGCAGGTGTGGAAGGAGCTGCAGGCATGA
- the gshB gene encoding glutathione synthase, with protein sequence MKIAFLADPLDSFKIYKDSTYAMMAEAAARGHEVYAFQQHHMALSNGVVTAYAARIILTGAADEWYRAEESQELRLTEFDAILQRKDPPFDMEYVYGTYLLQLAENQGARVFNKPSAIRDHNEKLSIAQFSQFTAPTLVTSDETRLRAFHAEHGDVILKPLDGMGGAGVFRVKADGLNLGSIIETLTANGSRTIMAQRYIPEIVKGDKRILVIGGKPVPYSLARIPQAGEVRGNLAAGGTGVAQPLSARDREIAETLGPVLAARGLLLVGLDVIGDCLTEVNVTSPTCFQEITQQSGFQVAAMFIDALEAATGQQG encoded by the coding sequence ATGAAAATCGCTTTTCTCGCCGACCCGCTGGACAGCTTCAAGATCTACAAGGATTCCACCTACGCCATGATGGCCGAAGCGGCCGCCCGCGGCCACGAGGTGTACGCCTTCCAGCAGCACCATATGGCGCTGAGCAACGGCGTGGTGACGGCCTACGCTGCCCGCATCATCCTGACCGGCGCCGCCGACGAGTGGTATCGCGCCGAGGAGTCGCAGGAACTGCGCCTGACGGAGTTCGACGCCATTCTCCAGCGCAAGGACCCGCCTTTCGATATGGAATACGTGTATGGCACCTATCTGCTGCAGCTGGCGGAAAACCAGGGCGCGCGCGTGTTCAACAAGCCGTCCGCCATCCGCGACCATAACGAGAAGCTGTCGATCGCGCAGTTTTCCCAGTTCACCGCGCCGACCCTGGTGACGTCCGACGAGACCCGCCTGCGCGCCTTCCACGCCGAGCATGGCGACGTGATCCTCAAGCCGCTGGACGGCATGGGCGGCGCCGGCGTGTTCCGCGTCAAGGCCGACGGCCTGAACCTGGGTTCCATCATCGAGACCCTGACGGCCAACGGCAGCCGCACCATCATGGCGCAGCGATACATCCCTGAAATCGTCAAGGGCGACAAGCGTATCCTCGTCATCGGCGGCAAGCCGGTGCCGTATTCGCTGGCGCGCATTCCGCAAGCCGGCGAGGTGCGCGGCAATCTGGCCGCCGGCGGCACTGGCGTGGCCCAGCCCCTGTCGGCACGGGACCGCGAAATTGCCGAAACCCTCGGCCCCGTACTGGCAGCGCGTGGCCTCTTGCTGGTAGGATTAGATGTGATCGGCGATTGCCTTACCGAGGTCAACGTCACCAGCCCGACCTGCTTCCAGGAGATCACCCAGCAGAGCGGCTTCCAGGTGGCCGCGATGTTCATCGACGCGCTGGAAGCGGCAACGGGCCAGCAAGGATAA
- a CDS encoding pseudouridine synthase, translating to MSSTVKFHGKAPLPMRDGVTPSYLWLPEGDWPDLISFMAHNYPAVTEAQWRERMARGDVVDGEGRALGPDSPYRRNLRVFYYRELEAETPIPFEEEIIYQDEHLVVADKPHFLPTIPTGRFLQETLLVRLRRKLGIEDLVPIHRLDRETAGVVVFSSNLNSRGAYQSLFQKRLVQKEYEALAGPLDGRDFPFLYRSRMVDGDKFFIMKEEAGEPNSETMIDVAERRADGQVLYRLWPHTGRKHQLRVHLAALGIPIVNDAFYPVALPCKEDDVSQPLKLLARAIGFPDPLSGEWRYFESRRSL from the coding sequence ATGTCCTCCACCGTCAAGTTTCACGGCAAGGCGCCGTTGCCCATGCGCGACGGCGTCACGCCCAGCTATTTGTGGCTGCCCGAGGGCGACTGGCCCGACCTGATCAGCTTCATGGCGCATAACTATCCGGCTGTGACGGAAGCGCAGTGGCGCGAACGCATGGCGCGCGGCGACGTGGTGGATGGCGAGGGCAGGGCGCTGGGGCCGGACAGCCCTTACCGCCGCAATCTGCGCGTTTTCTACTACCGCGAGCTGGAGGCGGAAACGCCCATCCCCTTTGAGGAAGAGATCATCTACCAGGACGAGCACCTGGTGGTGGCCGACAAGCCGCACTTCCTGCCGACGATTCCGACCGGCCGCTTTTTGCAGGAAACCCTGCTGGTGCGCCTGCGCCGCAAGCTGGGCATCGAGGATCTGGTGCCGATCCACCGCCTGGACCGGGAAACGGCGGGCGTGGTGGTGTTTTCGTCGAATCTGAACAGCCGCGGCGCCTACCAGTCGCTGTTCCAGAAACGCCTGGTGCAAAAGGAGTATGAGGCGCTGGCTGGCCCGCTGGACGGGCGCGACTTCCCCTTCCTCTACCGCAGCCGCATGGTGGACGGCGACAAGTTCTTCATCATGAAAGAAGAGGCGGGCGAGCCGAATTCGGAAACCATGATCGACGTGGCCGAGCGGCGCGCCGACGGCCAGGTGCTGTACCGGCTATGGCCGCACACGGGGCGCAAGCACCAGCTGCGCGTGCATCTGGCCGCGCTGGGCATCCCCATCGTCAACGATGCGTTCTATCCGGTGGCCCTGCCCTGCAAGGAGGACGATGTGTCGCAGCCGCTCAAGCTGCTGGCGCGCGCCATCGGCTTCCCCGATCCCTTGAGCGGGGAATGGCGCTACTTCGAAAGCCGGCGCAGCCTGTAA
- the ptsP gene encoding phosphoenolpyruvate--protein phosphotransferase, producing MASFTLHGIPVSRGIAIGRAHLLTPAALDVRHYLIAEENVEAEVQRLQQALAAVHRELQTLWNELPKDAPTELGAFIDVHALILSDPMISEAPLDIIRSRHYNAEWALLTQIDELSAQFDEIEDPYLRERKADIQQVAERVLKVLMGSEPLPTAITPAAGDEFQAQMIVVAHDISPADMLKFRDRSFIGFVTDVGGQNSHTAIVARSLDIPAAVGMSQASQLIKQDDWVIIDGDAGVVIVTPSALVLEQYRERQQAALRARKKLSKLKKTPAVTRDGTAITLLANIELPDDCPAALEAGASGVGLFRSEFLFMGRASDIPSEDEQFEQYKRAVVAMKGRIVTIRTLDIGADKPLDQSEHTALNPALGLRAIRYCLSEPQIFLTQLRAILRASAFGKVRILIPMLAHAFEIDQSLAMIEQAKAQLRELDIKYDPEVQVGAMIEIPAAALALPMFVKRMDFLSIGTNDLIQYTLAIDRVDYEVAHLYNPLHPAVLQLIAMTIAAGHKAGIDVGVCGEMAGDTKLTRLLLGMGLREFSMHPAQLLSVKQEILNSDLETVVPQTRKILRAMEPAAIAEAVQALQTM from the coding sequence ATGGCATCGTTCACGCTCCACGGCATTCCGGTATCGCGCGGCATCGCCATCGGCCGCGCCCACCTGCTGACGCCAGCGGCCCTCGATGTCCGGCATTACCTGATTGCCGAAGAAAATGTGGAAGCGGAGGTGCAGCGCCTGCAGCAGGCCCTGGCCGCCGTGCACCGCGAACTGCAAACGCTGTGGAATGAACTGCCCAAGGACGCGCCGACCGAGCTGGGCGCCTTCATCGACGTCCACGCCCTGATCCTGTCCGATCCCATGATTTCCGAGGCGCCGCTGGATATCATCCGCAGCCGCCACTACAACGCCGAATGGGCCTTGCTGACCCAGATCGACGAGCTTTCCGCGCAGTTCGACGAAATCGAAGACCCCTATCTGCGCGAACGCAAGGCCGATATCCAGCAGGTGGCCGAGCGCGTGCTGAAGGTGCTGATGGGCAGCGAGCCGCTGCCCACCGCCATCACGCCGGCCGCCGGCGACGAATTCCAGGCCCAGATGATCGTGGTGGCCCACGATATCTCGCCGGCCGACATGCTCAAATTCCGCGACCGTTCCTTCATCGGCTTCGTCACCGACGTGGGCGGGCAGAACTCGCACACCGCCATCGTGGCGCGCAGCCTGGATATTCCGGCCGCCGTCGGCATGTCCCAGGCCTCCCAGCTGATCAAGCAGGACGACTGGGTCATCATCGACGGCGATGCCGGCGTGGTCATCGTCACGCCCAGCGCCCTGGTGCTGGAGCAGTATCGCGAGCGCCAGCAGGCCGCCCTGCGCGCGCGCAAGAAGCTCAGCAAGCTGAAGAAAACCCCGGCCGTCACCAGGGATGGCACGGCGATTACCCTGCTGGCCAATATCGAGCTGCCCGACGACTGTCCGGCCGCGCTGGAGGCGGGCGCCAGCGGCGTCGGCCTGTTCCGCTCCGAATTCCTGTTCATGGGCCGCGCCAGCGATATCCCGTCCGAGGACGAGCAGTTCGAGCAGTACAAGCGCGCTGTCGTCGCCATGAAAGGCCGCATCGTCACCATCCGCACCCTGGACATCGGCGCCGACAAGCCGCTCGACCAGAGCGAGCACACGGCCCTGAATCCGGCCCTGGGCCTGCGCGCCATCCGTTACTGCCTGTCCGAGCCGCAGATCTTCCTGACCCAGCTGCGCGCCATCCTGCGCGCCTCGGCCTTCGGCAAGGTGCGCATCCTGATCCCGATGCTGGCGCACGCCTTCGAGATCGACCAGTCGCTGGCCATGATCGAGCAGGCCAAGGCCCAGCTGCGCGAGCTGGACATCAAATACGACCCGGAAGTGCAGGTCGGCGCCATGATCGAGATTCCGGCGGCGGCCCTGGCCCTGCCCATGTTCGTCAAGCGCATGGACTTCCTCTCGATCGGCACCAATGACCTGATCCAGTACACCCTGGCCATCGACCGGGTTGATTATGAGGTGGCGCACCTTTACAATCCCCTGCATCCCGCTGTACTGCAACTGATCGCCATGACCATCGCCGCTGGCCACAAGGCCGGCATCGACGTCGGCGTGTGCGGCGAAATGGCGGGCGATACCAAGCTGACCCGCCTGCTGCTGGGCATGGGCTTGCGCGAGTTTTCGATGCACCCGGCGCAGCTCCTGTCGGTCAAGCAGGAAATCCTGAACAGCGATCTGGAAACGGTCGTGCCGCAGACGCGCAAGATCCTGCGCGCCATGGAGCCGGCCGCGATCGCCGAAGCGGTCCAGGCCTTGCAAACGATGTAA
- the gshA gene encoding glutamate--cysteine ligase: MVPHLVTALTGPLLDLEEKILAATPAIERWFRLEWQEHTPPFYCSVDLRNAGYKLAPVDTNLFPGGFNHLATEMLPLSVQAAMAAIDKYCPDARNLLMIPEIHQRHPTYWQNVARLMQIFRQTGLHVRLGSLDPQVTQPTPLALPDGNMLVVEPLLRSPNGRRLGLKDFDPCTILLNNDLSAGIPAILENIHEQSLLPPLHAGWALRRKSNHFTAYDEVVKKFGKLIGVDPWMLNPFHAKCEQVDYQSGEGQEALAANVDTLLAKIRKKHKEYGIKEKPFVIIKPDAGTYGKGIISIRDAAELKELSQAQREKMFVIKDGKAVTDLNIQEGVPTFESIKDAVAEPVVYMIDRYVVGGFYRVHAERGVDQNLNAPGSEYVPLAFAQQHAVPDLKAKPGTAAPNRFYVYGVVARLALLAASLEMERTDPNPEVY; the protein is encoded by the coding sequence ATGGTTCCCCACCTCGTCACGGCCCTGACAGGACCGCTGCTCGATCTCGAAGAAAAAATCCTGGCCGCGACGCCGGCCATTGAGCGCTGGTTCCGTCTGGAGTGGCAGGAGCATACGCCGCCGTTCTACTGCTCGGTGGACTTGCGCAACGCCGGCTACAAGCTGGCGCCGGTGGACACCAATCTTTTCCCCGGCGGCTTCAACCACTTGGCCACCGAGATGCTGCCGCTGTCGGTGCAGGCCGCCATGGCCGCCATCGACAAATACTGTCCCGACGCGCGCAATCTGCTGATGATCCCGGAGATCCATCAGCGCCATCCGACCTACTGGCAGAACGTGGCGCGCCTGATGCAGATCTTCCGTCAGACCGGCCTGCACGTGCGCCTCGGCTCCCTCGATCCGCAAGTGACCCAGCCCACGCCGCTGGCGCTGCCGGACGGGAATATGCTGGTGGTCGAGCCGCTGCTGCGCTCACCGAATGGCCGCCGCCTGGGGCTGAAGGACTTCGATCCCTGCACCATCCTGCTGAACAACGACCTGTCGGCCGGCATTCCCGCGATCCTGGAAAATATCCACGAACAAAGCCTGCTGCCGCCGCTGCACGCCGGCTGGGCGCTGCGCCGCAAGAGCAACCACTTCACCGCCTACGACGAGGTGGTGAAGAAGTTCGGCAAGCTGATTGGCGTCGATCCGTGGATGCTCAATCCCTTCCACGCCAAATGCGAGCAGGTCGATTACCAGAGCGGGGAAGGGCAGGAAGCCCTGGCCGCCAATGTGGACACCCTGCTGGCCAAGATCCGCAAGAAGCACAAGGAATACGGCATCAAGGAAAAGCCCTTCGTCATCATCAAGCCGGACGCCGGCACCTATGGCAAGGGCATCATCAGCATCCGCGACGCGGCCGAGCTGAAAGAGCTGAGCCAGGCGCAGCGCGAGAAGATGTTCGTCATCAAGGACGGCAAGGCCGTCACCGACCTGAATATCCAGGAAGGCGTGCCGACCTTCGAGAGCATCAAGGATGCGGTGGCCGAACCGGTGGTGTACATGATCGACCGCTATGTGGTGGGCGGCTTCTACCGCGTGCACGCCGAGCGTGGCGTGGACCAGAACCTGAACGCGCCCGGTTCCGAGTATGTGCCGCTGGCCTTCGCCCAGCAGCACGCCGTGCCGGACCTGAAGGCCAAGCCGGGCACCGCCGCGCCCAACCGCTTCTACGTGTATGGCGTGGTGGCGCGCCTGGCGCTGCTGGCCGCTTCGCTGGAAATGGAACGCACCGACCCGAATCCCGAAGTGTATTAA
- a CDS encoding exodeoxyribonuclease III yields MPKIISANLNGIRSAAKKGFFNWMGTQSADFICVQELKAQAPDMTEEFLNPHGYHGHFHYAEKKGYSGTGIYSKIAPDSVQIGFGSPEFDAEGRYVRADFGDLTVISVYCPSGSSSPERQEAKFRFMDLFLPHLLQLRAEGREVVICGDWNIAHKEIDLKNWKGNLKNSGFLPEERAWMTRIFDEVGFVDVHRSIDPREEQYTWWSNRGQAYAKNVGWRIDYHVATAGIAGKAKTVSVYKDEKFSDHAPLIIEYH; encoded by the coding sequence ATGCCAAAAATCATTTCCGCAAACCTGAACGGTATCCGCTCCGCCGCCAAGAAAGGCTTCTTCAACTGGATGGGCACGCAGTCGGCCGATTTCATCTGCGTGCAAGAGCTGAAAGCCCAGGCACCCGACATGACCGAGGAATTCCTCAACCCGCACGGCTACCATGGCCACTTCCATTACGCCGAGAAGAAAGGCTATTCCGGCACTGGCATTTATAGCAAGATTGCGCCGGATTCGGTGCAGATCGGCTTCGGCAGCCCGGAGTTCGATGCCGAGGGCCGCTATGTGCGCGCCGATTTCGGCGACCTGACCGTGATCTCGGTCTACTGCCCGTCCGGCTCCTCCTCGCCCGAACGCCAGGAAGCCAAGTTCCGCTTCATGGACCTGTTCCTGCCGCACCTGCTGCAGCTGCGCGCCGAAGGCCGCGAGGTGGTGATCTGCGGCGACTGGAATATCGCGCATAAAGAGATCGACCTGAAAAACTGGAAAGGCAATCTGAAAAACTCCGGCTTCCTGCCCGAGGAACGCGCCTGGATGACCAGGATTTTCGACGAAGTCGGTTTTGTCGACGTCCACCGCAGCATCGATCCGCGCGAAGAGCAGTACACCTGGTGGAGCAACCGCGGCCAGGCGTATGCGAAGAACGTGGGCTGGCGCATCGATTACCACGTCGCCACCGCCGGCATCGCGGGCAAGGCCAAGACCGTCAGCGTTTACAAGGATGAGAAGTTCTCGGATCATGCGCCGCTGATCATCGAGTACCATTGA
- a CDS encoding alpha/beta fold hydrolase: MRFSEDRIAQFKGRGGVERKVHVWEPAQPHAVILALHGGMAHAGDYVTPARYFRQYGFATVSFDMCGHENARRVDIPDFDIFLDEAELFLHWVRLHYHGLPVFIMGHSMGALIATRLGLERLQRDETVKGFILSSPYYVNAIKVPGILVALSGLIAAVMPTMKVPLELLTDKLTHDKTITERHYADERDNIRATEITARFGYALQQAQKGLVEQMPTWRFPVYAVVAGDDKLANADASEAMLKTIDGKLLDYHRHPANYHENFNETNRDAIFADILRWMGERLAIAA; the protein is encoded by the coding sequence ATGAGATTTTCGGAAGACCGGATCGCGCAGTTCAAGGGACGTGGCGGCGTGGAGCGCAAGGTGCATGTGTGGGAGCCGGCGCAGCCGCATGCGGTGATCCTGGCCCTGCATGGCGGCATGGCCCATGCGGGCGACTATGTGACCCCGGCGCGCTACTTCCGCCAGTACGGCTTTGCCACCGTCAGCTTCGATATGTGCGGCCACGAAAACGCGCGCCGCGTCGACATTCCCGATTTCGACATCTTCCTCGACGAGGCGGAACTCTTCCTGCACTGGGTGCGCCTGCACTACCACGGCCTGCCGGTCTTCATCATGGGCCATTCGATGGGCGCGCTGATCGCCACCCGGCTGGGACTGGAGCGCCTGCAGCGCGACGAGACGGTGAAAGGCTTCATCCTGTCCTCGCCTTACTACGTGAATGCGATCAAGGTGCCGGGCATCCTGGTCGCCTTGTCCGGCCTGATCGCGGCCGTGATGCCGACCATGAAGGTGCCGCTGGAATTGCTGACCGACAAGCTGACCCACGACAAGACCATCACCGAGCGCCACTACGCCGATGAGCGCGACAATATCCGCGCCACCGAAATCACGGCGCGCTTCGGCTACGCCCTGCAGCAGGCGCAAAAAGGCCTGGTGGAGCAGATGCCGACCTGGCGCTTCCCGGTCTACGCCGTGGTGGCCGGCGACGACAAGCTGGCCAATGCCGACGCCAGCGAAGCCATGCTGAAGACCATCGACGGCAAGCTGCTCGATTACCACCGCCATCCCGCCAACTACCACGAGAACTTCAACGAAACCAACCGCGACGCCATCTTTGCCGACATCCTGCGCTGGATGGGCGAGCGCCTCGCCATCGCGGCTTGA
- the pyrE gene encoding orotate phosphoribosyltransferase — protein MSNLRQEFIAFSVAAGVLRFGEFTTKAGRQSPYFFNAGLFHDGATLARLADFYAQTLLDSGVEFDMLFGPAYKGITLASATSMALAGKGRNTSFAYNRKEAKDHGEGGTLVGAKLQGKVVIIDDVISAGTSVRESVEMIRAAGAEPCAVLIALDRMERAGKDGQMSALSAVQEVSQNYGIPVISIGNLEDLFGYLSGAAADPQLQQYKDAVAAYRSRYGVA, from the coding sequence ATGAGCAATTTGAGGCAAGAGTTTATCGCGTTTTCCGTCGCGGCGGGTGTGCTGCGCTTCGGCGAGTTTACGACCAAAGCAGGGCGCCAATCGCCCTATTTCTTCAACGCGGGCCTGTTCCACGACGGCGCCACCCTGGCGCGCCTGGCCGATTTCTACGCCCAGACCCTGCTCGATTCGGGCGTGGAATTCGATATGCTGTTCGGCCCCGCCTATAAAGGCATCACGCTGGCCTCGGCCACGTCGATGGCGCTGGCCGGCAAGGGCCGCAACACCTCCTTCGCCTACAACCGCAAGGAAGCCAAGGACCACGGCGAAGGCGGCACCCTGGTGGGCGCCAAGCTGCAAGGCAAGGTCGTGATCATCGACGACGTGATTTCGGCCGGCACCTCGGTGCGCGAATCGGTGGAGATGATCCGCGCCGCCGGCGCCGAGCCATGCGCCGTGCTGATCGCGCTGGACCGCATGGAGCGCGCCGGCAAGGACGGCCAGATGTCGGCGCTGTCGGCGGTGCAGGAAGTGAGCCAGAACTATGGCATTCCCGTCATCTCGATCGGCAACCTGGAAGATTTGTTCGGTTACCTGTCGGGCGCCGCCGCCGATCCGCAGTTGCAACAATACAAAGACGCGGTGGCCGCTTACCGCAGCCGTTACGGCGTGGCCTGA
- a CDS encoding M48 family metallopeptidase: MKTYKHRLAVLALALSAGLAQAQQPLPQNEQADGIPVTRLSRLRAFTDDHQFEEQSKLQYSQLLKEAQQKDALVPASHPQVQRLRAIAQRIIPHATRWNPAAADWKWEVNLLNSDQVNAFCMPGGRIAFFSGILTKLNLTDDEVAMVMGHEIAHALREHSRKRAGASQLTSIATKVGGAALSAWLGIDPRLTDAGAGAVTQVLVMKYSRGDETESDLVGIDLAARAGYDPRAGVALWQKMGAINARQPLEFLSTHPSGDSRIADMNKSMPLVLPVYARTKGTTVAALPPYRTAPLPNKR; the protein is encoded by the coding sequence ATGAAGACGTATAAACACCGCCTGGCGGTGCTGGCGCTGGCCCTCAGCGCCGGCCTGGCCCAGGCCCAGCAACCCTTGCCGCAGAACGAGCAGGCGGACGGCATCCCCGTCACCCGCCTGTCGCGCCTGCGCGCTTTCACCGACGACCACCAGTTCGAGGAGCAGTCGAAGCTGCAATACAGCCAGCTGCTGAAAGAGGCGCAGCAAAAGGATGCGCTGGTGCCCGCCAGCCATCCCCAGGTGCAGCGCCTGCGCGCCATCGCCCAGCGCATCATTCCGCATGCGACGCGCTGGAATCCGGCCGCCGCCGACTGGAAGTGGGAAGTCAACCTGCTCAATTCCGACCAGGTCAACGCTTTCTGCATGCCGGGCGGGCGCATCGCCTTCTTCAGCGGCATCCTGACCAAATTGAACCTGACCGACGACGAAGTGGCGATGGTCATGGGCCACGAAATCGCCCACGCCCTGCGCGAGCACTCGCGCAAGCGGGCCGGCGCATCGCAGCTGACTTCCATCGCCACCAAGGTGGGCGGGGCGGCGCTGTCGGCCTGGCTGGGCATCGACCCGCGCCTGACCGATGCCGGCGCGGGCGCCGTGACCCAGGTGCTGGTGATGAAGTATTCGCGCGGCGACGAGACCGAGTCCGATCTGGTGGGCATCGATCTGGCGGCGCGCGCCGGCTACGATCCGCGCGCCGGCGTGGCGCTGTGGCAGAAGATGGGCGCCATCAATGCGCGCCAGCCGCTGGAGTTCCTCTCGACCCACCCGAGCGGCGATTCGCGCATCGCCGACATGAACAAGAGCATGCCGCTGGTGCTGCCGGTATATGCGCGCACGAAAGGCACCACGGTGGCCGCGCTGCCGCCTTACCGTACCGCGCCGCTGCCGAACAAGCGCTGA
- the metW gene encoding methionine biosynthesis protein MetW — translation MTFDDLKQARPDLAFIAHWVPENAHVLDVGCGDGVMLEYLQSGRRCTGYGLELADDKVLESTRRGVRVIQQDMENGLGIFGDNSFDTVLCLSSLQMMQHVEALLRDIVRVGAEAIISFPNFAYWPHRVALLRGRMPVSKSLPYQWYDTPNVRCATIKDFQELAEECGLEVIECVALAEGNIVSVLPNLRGDLAVFRLRKRKGN, via the coding sequence ATGACTTTCGACGATCTGAAACAAGCCCGTCCCGATCTGGCTTTCATCGCCCACTGGGTGCCGGAAAACGCCCATGTGCTGGACGTGGGCTGCGGCGACGGCGTGATGCTGGAATATCTGCAAAGCGGCAGGCGCTGCACCGGCTACGGCCTGGAGCTGGCCGACGACAAGGTGTTGGAGAGCACCAGGCGCGGCGTGCGCGTGATCCAGCAGGATATGGAAAACGGCCTGGGCATCTTCGGCGACAATTCCTTCGACACCGTGCTGTGTCTCTCGTCGCTGCAGATGATGCAGCATGTGGAAGCCCTGCTGCGCGATATCGTGCGCGTCGGCGCCGAGGCCATCATCTCCTTCCCCAACTTCGCCTACTGGCCGCACCGCGTGGCGCTGCTGCGCGGCCGCATGCCCGTATCGAAATCCTTGCCCTACCAGTGGTACGATACGCCCAACGTGCGCTGCGCCACGATCAAGGACTTCCAGGAGCTGGCCGAGGAGTGCGGTCTGGAAGTCATTGAATGCGTGGCGTTGGCGGAGGGCAATATCGTCAGCGTGCTGCCGAATTTACGCGGCGACCTGGCCGTCTTCCGCCTGCGCAAAAGGAAAGGCAACTAA
- a CDS encoding HPr family phosphocarrier protein — protein MIQQELEIINKLGLHARASAKFTQLAAKYQSDVWLTRNARRINAKSIMGVMMLAAGKGAKVTLEADGADEQDCINALAALVNDKFGEGE, from the coding sequence ATGATTCAGCAAGAACTTGAGATTATCAACAAGCTTGGACTGCATGCGCGTGCTTCCGCCAAATTTACCCAACTGGCCGCCAAATACCAGAGCGACGTCTGGCTGACCCGCAATGCGCGCCGCATCAACGCCAAGTCCATCATGGGCGTGATGATGCTGGCCGCCGGCAAGGGCGCCAAGGTGACGCTGGAAGCCGACGGCGCCGACGAACAGGATTGCATCAATGCCCTGGCCGCCCTGGTGAACGATAAATTCGGCGAAGGCGAGTAA
- a CDS encoding PTS sugar transporter subunit IIA: MVGILLLTHAPLGQAFLAAVAHVFRGQTERLEAIDVVADQDLSEVQKMASEAILRLDDGSGVLVITDIKGGTPANCCNKLADAGRVEVIAGISLPMLLRAITYRRDTLDVVVEMALAGAQSGAVRVDNRIRV; this comes from the coding sequence ATGGTTGGCATATTGTTGTTGACGCACGCACCGCTGGGCCAGGCTTTCCTGGCCGCGGTGGCCCATGTGTTCCGCGGCCAGACGGAGCGGCTGGAAGCCATCGACGTGGTGGCGGACCAGGATCTGAGCGAAGTGCAGAAAATGGCGAGCGAGGCGATCCTGCGCCTGGACGACGGTTCCGGCGTGCTGGTGATCACGGATATTAAAGGCGGCACGCCCGCCAACTGCTGCAACAAGCTGGCCGACGCGGGCCGCGTGGAAGTCATCGCCGGCATCAGCCTGCCGATGCTGCTGCGCGCGATCACCTACCGGCGCGACACGCTCGATGTGGTGGTGGAAATGGCCCTGGCCGGCGCCCAAAGCGGCGCGGTGAGGGTCGATAACAGGATAAGGGTCTGA